The DNA sequence GTGACCAACCTGGCCTTGATTTTCGCGGGCAAAATCCCTGTCAACCTCAACCCCACCGCCGGGCCGTCCGCGGCCGGACACTCCCTGAAAAGTGCCGGGGTCGAAACGGTGATCACGGCCGCGGTGTTGCGTCGCAAATTGGGCAAATTCCCCTGGCCGGAGCAGACCCTGGATCTGGCGGACGAAGCGGCGAAACTTGGCATTCCGGAAAAAATCAGCGCCCTGATAGGTGCCTGGGCCGTTCCTTATCGCTATCTGAAACACCGCCTCGGCTTGCCCGCCCGTGGGGGCGACGAAGAAGCCGCCCTGCTCTTCACCAGCGGAAGCAGCGGCCTGCCCAAGGGGGTTCCCTTGAGCCATGCCAATCTGCTCGGCAACGCCCTCCAGATCCGAGACATCGAATTGGTCCAACGGCATGACCGCATCCTGAGCGGACTGCCGCTTTTCCACAGTTTCGGCCTGACGGTCGGCCTGCTCTGCCCGCTGCTCGGACGCTGGACTCTTGTCACCGTGCCCTCACCCTTGGAAAGCGATAAGATCGCCCGGGCCGGGCGGGAGGGGAAAGCTTCGCTCCTGCTTGGGACACCCACCTTCCTGCGGCAGTGGATGAAACGAATGGACACCACGGATTTCCCGAACCTTCGCCTGGCCATCACCGGGGCGGAAAAGCTGCCCGCGCCCCTGGCACAAGCCTTCCAAGAAAAGTTCCATGCCCCGGTCATGGAAGGCTACGGCCTGACCGAAACTTCGCCAGTGGCCTCGTTCAATCTGCCTGATCCCGGCCTGGGGCTGGGGGCTGGCAGTGTGCAGAAGGGCCACCGGCCCGGCTCGGTCGGCCGGATGTTGCCCGGTCTGGCCGCCCGGCTGACCGATCCCGCTACCGGCGAACCGATGCTGACCGGTCCGGGCATCCTCGCCTTCCGGGGGGTCAATGTCCTCAAAGGTTATCTGGGGGGCCAGGAGTCGGATAAGTTTCACCAGGGTTGGTTCCTCACCGGCGACCTCGCCCGCTTTGATGATGATGGTTTCCTGTATATTGAGGGACGATTGAGCCGCTTTTCCAAAGTGGGAGGGGAAATGGTGCCCCACCTGGCAGTGGAGGAGGCGATCCAGAAAGCCTTCCCGGCGGAAAACGAAAAAATTCCCGACTGCGTGCTGGGACTGCCCGACGGCGAGAAAGGGGAACAACTGGTTCTGCTGACCACCCGCACCCTCGACTTGGCGGCTGTCCGGGACGGCCTGGCCGCGGCCGGAATGCCCAACCTATGGGTGCCGAAAAAGATATTGCCGGTGGAAAACATCCCTGTGCTCGGCAGTGGCAAGTTGGACTTTGGTGCCTGCAAAAAACTGGCGGAGGAGCTGGCACGCTCATGAAAACCGTCCTTCTGGATGGATTTTGCGGGAATCACTCGCGCATGGGCCGGATGGCACGGACGCTTTCCGATGAAAGCGGGCATGTTTGCCAGATTCTGCGCTACGACTCGAGCGGGCGCACCGAGATAGGCCCATTGGGCGCCCGGCTGGCCGAAAGCCTCGGGGATTTGAAAGAACCCTTCCATGCGGTGGGCTACAGCATGGGCGGCCTGGTCATCCGCGAGGCCCTGCGTCAGTCGCCCGACCTGCCACTCCGGCGGGCGGTTTTTCTGCATACGCCGCACCGCGGCACCTGGATGGGACAATTCCTCGGCCTGCCCGCCGTGCGGCAAATACGTCCGGGAAGCCCCTTTCTGCAACAACTCGCACAGGCCACATGGAGCACACCGACTTTGAACATCTGGTGTCCCGGCGATCTGATAGTGGTGCCGGGCTGGCAGGCACGTTGGGAAAAGGCCACAGTGGAAGAATGCTGCCACGTCCCCGGTCATGTCTGGCCGCTGTTCTCGAAGAACATGCACCAGAGGATCGCGATTTTTTTGAAGGGCCATCCACACGAATCCACGGAGTGCGGTAATGGATCCAGTCAAAACCAATGACCAAGGCCCCAAGAAAAAGAACCAACACATGAACCAAAAACAACTCAAACCCCACTTGGAAGAATGGTCACGGAAAGGCCTGATCCAACCCACCCAGGCCGAGGCCATCCTCGCCCTCTATCCTACCTCAGGAAGAAATTATTGGACGATCGCCTTTGCCGTCATCGGGACCTTTCTGATCCTGGGCGGCGTGATCCTGATCCTATCCAGCAACTGGGAAGACATTCCCGACACCGTGAAAATGGCCGGACTGCTGGCCTTGCTGGCGGCCTCGTTGATCACCGGGGTGGAGGCCCAACGGCGCGGCATGAACCGGGCCTGGTGGGAATGCGGCTACCTCGGGGCGGCGGTTTTTCCTCTCCTCGGCCTGATGCTGGTCAGCCAGATTTTTCATGTGCAGGGGAAGGCCACCGGGTTGGTGTTGGTGTGGACACTGGCCACGCTCCCCTTGCCCTTGTTGACCCGCAGTGTCAGCACCTGGGTCGTACAGATCCTGGCCCTGATGTCCCTGCTCATCTGCGCCAAGGAAGACGGATACCTGGGCGCCCGC is a window from the Candidatus Methylacidiphilales bacterium genome containing:
- a CDS encoding DUF2157 domain-containing protein, which gives rise to MNQKQLKPHLEEWSRKGLIQPTQAEAILALYPTSGRNYWTIAFAVIGTFLILGGVILILSSNWEDIPDTVKMAGLLALLAASLITGVEAQRRGMNRAWWECGYLGAAVFPLLGLMLVSQIFHVQGKATGLVLVWTLATLPLPLLTRSVSTWVVQILALMSLLICAKEDGYLGARYDFHQWCQVWMAFGGLLALLSQAWHRVGEKIQAGLGEFWGLLMVFIAAYVWGFELKPWFGWWTLVFLGALGLIYRGYLRAKAHQVNMGFVMVALVTLSVFFRLVGTMFNTGLIFIAGGGMIILTVWGLNRIRKQVLGGIG